From the genome of Bosea sp. Tri-49, one region includes:
- a CDS encoding tellurite resistance TerB family protein, whose protein sequence is MFNAKSLLDALVNAGSQAGAQGGQAGGLGGVLGNLAQQVQQPGGLAGMAGQIFGQATQGVQDAARNTGLQQGATDIVGQFSGGKTPEQLIEQAKGMLGGNQLAAGAVLGGLGALIFGTSAGRSLAGSAAKVGGLALIGGLAYKAFQNYQAGKPLLGADQQAVLPPPSGSGFEPEAASNASALIFIRAMIAASASDGHIDQTERNAILGGLREAGLDAEANEWLTNELANPASVDALVEGAETPELAAQIYTAARVAINPDTPAEKDFLAGLAGSLGLDAELVANIDAAASAAKV, encoded by the coding sequence ATGTTCAACGCCAAGTCCCTCCTCGACGCCCTTGTCAATGCTGGCAGCCAGGCTGGCGCCCAGGGCGGCCAGGCCGGCGGCCTTGGCGGCGTGCTCGGCAATCTCGCCCAGCAGGTCCAGCAGCCCGGCGGGCTCGCCGGCATGGCCGGCCAGATCTTCGGCCAAGCGACGCAGGGTGTGCAGGACGCCGCCCGCAACACCGGGCTACAGCAGGGCGCGACCGACATCGTTGGCCAGTTCTCCGGCGGCAAGACGCCCGAGCAATTGATCGAGCAGGCCAAGGGCATGCTTGGCGGCAACCAGCTCGCCGCCGGCGCCGTGCTTGGCGGGCTCGGCGCGCTGATCTTCGGGACCTCGGCCGGCCGCTCACTCGCCGGCTCGGCCGCCAAGGTCGGCGGCCTCGCGCTGATCGGCGGCCTCGCCTACAAGGCCTTCCAGAACTACCAGGCCGGCAAACCGCTGCTCGGCGCCGACCAGCAAGCCGTGCTGCCACCTCCGTCCGGCTCCGGCTTCGAGCCGGAAGCGGCGAGCAACGCCAGCGCGCTGATCTTCATCCGCGCCATGATCGCCGCCTCGGCCTCCGACGGCCATATCGACCAGACCGAGCGCAATGCCATCCTCGGCGGCCTGCGCGAGGCCGGCCTCGACGCGGAAGCCAATGAATGGCTCACCAACGAGCTGGCCAACCCGGCGAGCGTCGATGCGCTGGTCGAGGGCGCCGAGACGCCTGAGCTCGCCGCGCAGATCTATACGGCGGCGCGTGTCGCCATCAATCCGGACACCCCGGCCGAGAAGGACTTCCTCGCCGGTCTCGCCGGCTCGCTCGGCCTCGATGCCGAGCTGGTCGCGAACATCGACGCGGCGGCGAGTGCTGCGAAGGTCTGA
- a CDS encoding tetratricopeptide repeat protein, whose protein sequence is MSRLARLVLIPGLLLAAAPSAIAQQAPLRDGAVPNADRDDKPNLPEAPPPRSPAATLDRLFERLAAAKTAEEAKGIANLIQRRWARSGSDTADLLMTRAQDALKARELPLAIELLDRVVTLEPDWAEGWNQRANALFLQGDPIRSMLDIAETLKREPRHYGAMMGLGTILRQQGDDKRAMVAYRRALAVYPQLDAVKDAVEALKLEVDGRDA, encoded by the coding sequence TTGTCTCGTCTTGCCCGCCTTGTGCTGATTCCGGGGCTGCTCTTAGCGGCTGCGCCAAGCGCGATTGCGCAGCAGGCGCCGCTGCGCGACGGCGCGGTGCCGAATGCCGATCGCGACGACAAGCCGAATCTGCCGGAAGCGCCACCGCCGCGCAGCCCGGCCGCCACGCTGGATCGGTTGTTCGAGCGGCTCGCTGCGGCGAAGACTGCAGAAGAGGCCAAGGGCATCGCCAATCTGATCCAGCGGCGCTGGGCCCGTTCGGGATCGGATACCGCGGACTTGCTGATGACCCGTGCGCAGGATGCGCTGAAGGCGCGTGAATTGCCGCTGGCGATCGAATTGCTTGACCGTGTCGTCACGCTCGAACCGGACTGGGCCGAGGGCTGGAATCAGCGGGCCAATGCGCTCTTCCTGCAAGGCGATCCGATTCGCTCGATGCTCGACATCGCCGAGACGCTGAAGCGCGAGCCGCGCCATTACGGCGCGATGATGGGGCTCGGCACGATCCTGCGCCAGCAGGGCGACGACAAGCGGGCCATGGTCGCCTATCGGCGCGCGCTTGCGGTCTACCCGCAGCTCGACGCGGTGAAGGACGCCGTCGAGGCGCTCAAGCTCGAGGTCGACGGCCGCGACGCGTGA
- the ykgO gene encoding type B 50S ribosomal protein L36, whose amino-acid sequence MKIRNSLKSLRARHRDNQLVRRKGRVYIINKVQKRFKARQG is encoded by the coding sequence ATGAAGATCCGCAATTCGCTGAAGTCGCTGCGTGCGCGCCATCGCGATAACCAGCTCGTGCGCCGCAAGGGCCGCGTCTACATCATCAACAAGGTCCAGAAGCGCTTCAAGGCGCGCCAGGGCTGA
- a CDS encoding RES family NAD+ phosphorylase has protein sequence MSVADYPVARVEWPAAVRIIRSAFPPIDLFEDIADPADWPLLIQAEMKTNPRLMETIGNLDLVPPARRVSGQGASWLMAPFTHVSRDRPSRFSDGSYGVLYVAESFETALFETIHHHGRFMARTKEPPGWTSQFRELVLSVDAGLHDLRSERAGESVLLRPDNYAASQALGAKLRAAQSEGVVYPSVRWSGGECAGLFWPNLAGNPVQGRHLDYHWSGERVDLYREAGTGKVFRIGEAVSS, from the coding sequence GTGAGCGTCGCCGACTACCCGGTCGCGCGGGTCGAATGGCCGGCGGCGGTCCGCATCATCCGCAGCGCCTTTCCGCCGATCGACCTGTTCGAGGACATCGCCGACCCGGCCGACTGGCCGCTGCTGATCCAGGCGGAGATGAAGACCAATCCGCGATTGATGGAGACGATCGGCAATCTCGACCTGGTGCCGCCGGCCCGCCGTGTCTCGGGGCAGGGTGCAAGCTGGCTGATGGCGCCCTTCACCCATGTCAGCCGCGACCGGCCGAGCCGGTTCAGCGACGGGAGCTATGGTGTGCTTTATGTCGCCGAGAGCTTCGAGACGGCGCTGTTCGAGACCATCCATCACCACGGGCGCTTCATGGCGCGAACCAAGGAGCCGCCGGGCTGGACCTCGCAGTTCCGCGAGCTCGTGCTGTCGGTCGACGCCGGCCTGCACGATCTGCGCAGCGAGCGGGCAGGGGAGAGTGTGCTGCTGCGACCTGACAACTATGCGGCAAGCCAGGCTCTGGGGGCGAAGCTGCGTGCGGCCCAGTCGGAGGGCGTCGTCTATCCGAGCGTGCGCTGGTCGGGCGGGGAATGTGCTGGGTTGTTCTGGCCGAATCTCGCGGGCAATCCCGTCCAGGGCCGGCACCTCGATTATCACTGGAGCGGCGAGCGGGTCGACCTCTACCGCGAGGCGGGCACCGGGAAGGTCTTCCGCATCGGCGAGGCTGTGTCCTCCTAG
- a CDS encoding endonuclease/exonuclease/phosphatase family protein — MRIMCLNGWGGTLHQEAQAYLAREAPDVLCLQEVVHTPDTSKDWLEYRDGEHVLPQRANFFCDVSKVLPEHVAIFCPAAQGVLWDGDEAIRSQWGLATFVHRRFPIIAQAQGFVHKGFSPDGYGEHPRSRSAHVVRLHDFDRGWPITIAHMHGLRDLQGKIDTRERLDQVQRLGALIEAVAQQGDRLVVCGDFNVEPGSQTFEVLAGLGLKDLVVGSGYSDTRTSHYKKPGRYADYMLVNEAVDVLAFTVVEHPEVSDHRPLLLEV, encoded by the coding sequence ATGCGCATCATGTGCCTGAACGGCTGGGGTGGGACGCTTCATCAGGAGGCGCAGGCCTATCTCGCGCGCGAAGCGCCTGACGTCCTCTGCCTTCAGGAGGTCGTGCATACGCCTGATACGTCAAAGGACTGGCTGGAATACCGCGACGGCGAACATGTGCTGCCGCAGCGCGCCAATTTCTTCTGCGATGTGTCCAAGGTTTTGCCGGAGCATGTGGCGATATTCTGCCCCGCGGCGCAGGGAGTCCTGTGGGATGGCGACGAGGCCATTCGATCCCAATGGGGACTCGCGACCTTCGTACATCGCAGGTTTCCCATCATCGCTCAGGCGCAGGGCTTCGTGCACAAGGGGTTTTCGCCGGACGGCTATGGCGAGCATCCCCGCTCGCGCAGTGCCCATGTCGTCCGGCTTCATGACTTCGACCGTGGCTGGCCGATCACGATCGCTCATATGCACGGGCTGAGAGACCTCCAAGGCAAGATCGATACGCGTGAGCGCCTCGATCAGGTGCAGCGCCTCGGCGCCTTGATCGAGGCGGTGGCGCAGCAGGGGGACCGGCTCGTCGTCTGCGGCGACTTCAATGTCGAGCCCGGCAGCCAGACCTTCGAGGTTCTGGCCGGGCTGGGGCTGAAGGACCTCGTCGTCGGCAGCGGCTATTCCGACACGCGGACGTCCCATTACAAGAAGCCGGGCCGCTATGCCGACTACATGCTGGTGAACGAAGCGGTCGACGTCCTCGCTTTCACGGTCGTCGAACACCCCGAGGTTTCGGACCACAGGCCGCTGCTGCTGGAGGTCTAG
- a CDS encoding DUF1036 domain-containing protein, with product MCNTTGSRIGVALGYRDAQGWVTEGWWNLAPRACETLLRGTLAARFYYVHAIDYDKGGEWTGKSVMCTRNKEFTIRGIEDCLARGYERSGFFEVDTGEQKGWTIQLTDTAGAAPRP from the coding sequence ATGTGCAACACCACCGGCAGCCGCATCGGCGTCGCGCTCGGCTATCGCGATGCGCAGGGCTGGGTCACCGAAGGTTGGTGGAATCTGGCCCCACGCGCCTGCGAGACCCTGCTGCGCGGCACGCTCGCGGCGCGCTTCTACTACGTTCACGCCATCGACTATGACAAAGGCGGCGAGTGGACCGGAAAATCCGTCATGTGCACGCGCAACAAGGAATTCACCATCCGCGGCATCGAAGACTGCCTGGCGCGCGGCTATGAGCGTTCCGGCTTCTTCGAGGTCGACACCGGCGAGCAGAAGGGCTGGACGATCCAGCTCACCGACACGGCCGGGGCCGCGCCGCGTCCATGA
- a CDS encoding MbcA/ParS/Xre antitoxin family protein, with protein sequence MSPLSPVPTVPDAFSPAAITQAEAAAMFRATVNLFRLWGLTDEEAAVLLDQPVRSYRRWKAGEIGRIDRDARARLSNLMGIHKALRLIFRESQRGYAWIKAGNDAFAGKSALAVMLGGELTDLMRVRRYLDAERGLW encoded by the coding sequence ATGAGCCCGCTCTCGCCGGTTCCGACTGTGCCGGATGCCTTCTCGCCTGCGGCGATCACCCAAGCCGAAGCGGCGGCGATGTTCCGCGCTACCGTGAATCTGTTTCGCCTCTGGGGGCTGACCGATGAGGAGGCGGCCGTGCTGCTCGACCAGCCGGTGCGCAGTTATCGGCGCTGGAAGGCTGGCGAGATCGGTCGCATTGATCGCGATGCGAGAGCCCGGCTCTCCAATCTGATGGGCATCCACAAGGCGCTGCGGCTGATCTTTCGCGAGTCGCAGCGCGGCTATGCCTGGATCAAGGCGGGTAACGACGCTTTTGCCGGCAAGTCGGCACTCGCCGTGATGCTGGGCGGCGAACTCACCGACCTTATGCGGGTGCGCCGCTATCTCGATGCGGAGCGCGGCCTCTGGTGA
- a CDS encoding autotransporter serine protease, whose amino-acid sequence MPTVTALLLSTALVDPAAAQVPGLLTDPNSWRTPEYRAQWGLETIRAANAYARGVDGTGIVVGVIDSGIFAAHPEFVGRYGGGYDYPTETAQAIDHHGHGTGVASVIVANRDGIGMHGVAPGATVVVVGTDDDKGGTDPNLTTRAYNDLIARGVRIINNSWGSTDPISAASRQEILDNSAPELAAYRRAVAAGALNIWITHNQGRDQPGIHAGLPHLFPELERGWLAVTAVGPGYEPLYTNRCGVAKNWCLAAPGGGDLWLPNPYPDDPIVVADKSGGYTKTFGTSFAAPHVSGAAALVWQMFPFFTAAQVRQTLLGTAWDIGAPGVDEIYGYGLLDVGKAVLGPGRFDWGDFIVEQPGGVAFFENDIVGAGGLVKRGAGELVLTGHSSYAGETRVEGGFLSVMGSIVSPTSIAAAGTLAGTGLITGTVINGGTIWAGDYHGVGTLTVNGNYVQEAGGLLVQQFSPAGGLNHLAVTGTASLAGWVALAGGQQLLPRSLSMAVLTAGQGITGRFEGIEGPFGDGTAPFIQASLRYQPNTAYLDIRTLPFDTPDVCASANQCAVGGALERSLVGADQDLRDVATLLQAAGTRDGARGALASLSGEVHAGLSTLALGGASQFGGMISQRLGALRSGQAEPGLVDAPLAYTSSMAANPAAAMLMRLPAQAPASNNTWARGYGFGGRLGGDANAGGATYRGGGVVGGFDRQITTSFLAGFGLGYSSIDADFRRFSGKGSIDAYEGAFYGSYTSGKLRLDGLLGHSRLNLESERSIAFGGLSRQAKAKYDGHRFTGALEAGYAFDLGWSTVEPLLALRYTFLRQGGFSETDADSIGLTAAGQSASSLLGSVGLRLAREFELGEGRFAIEARGRWQHEFLDDAVAVDAAFIGAPAATFSIEAAKTARDSATLGVGLSARAGRNVTLFADYDVRLNSDAITHAVTAGLRASW is encoded by the coding sequence ATGCCTACCGTCACGGCCTTGCTGCTGTCGACGGCGCTCGTCGATCCGGCTGCTGCCCAGGTGCCCGGCCTGCTCACCGATCCCAATAGCTGGCGGACGCCGGAATACAGGGCGCAATGGGGGCTCGAGACGATCCGCGCAGCGAATGCCTATGCGCGTGGCGTCGACGGCACCGGCATCGTCGTCGGGGTTATCGACTCCGGCATCTTCGCCGCACATCCCGAATTCGTCGGCCGCTATGGCGGCGGCTATGACTACCCGACGGAGACAGCGCAGGCGATTGACCACCACGGTCACGGTACTGGGGTCGCCTCAGTGATCGTTGCCAACAGGGACGGCATTGGCATGCACGGCGTGGCCCCGGGCGCGACCGTCGTTGTTGTAGGCACCGACGACGATAAGGGAGGGACGGACCCGAACCTTACAACGAGGGCTTACAATGATCTGATCGCGCGCGGGGTGCGCATCATCAACAACAGCTGGGGTAGCACCGATCCGATTTCTGCAGCGAGCCGACAGGAGATTCTCGACAACTCCGCGCCAGAGTTGGCGGCATATCGCAGGGCCGTCGCGGCTGGGGCATTGAACATCTGGATCACGCATAATCAGGGTCGAGATCAACCGGGCATCCATGCCGGCCTGCCTCACCTCTTCCCTGAACTGGAGCGCGGCTGGCTTGCGGTTACGGCTGTCGGGCCGGGCTACGAGCCCTTGTACACCAACCGTTGCGGCGTCGCGAAGAACTGGTGCCTGGCGGCGCCCGGCGGCGGCGACTTGTGGCTCCCCAATCCCTATCCAGACGATCCCATCGTCGTGGCCGACAAGAGCGGCGGCTACACCAAGACGTTTGGCACCTCCTTCGCTGCTCCCCATGTCTCCGGCGCGGCAGCGCTGGTCTGGCAGATGTTTCCGTTCTTCACGGCTGCCCAGGTGCGCCAGACCCTGCTCGGCACGGCCTGGGACATCGGCGCACCCGGCGTCGATGAGATCTACGGCTACGGCCTGCTCGATGTAGGCAAGGCGGTGCTCGGCCCGGGCCGTTTCGACTGGGGCGATTTCATCGTCGAGCAACCGGGCGGGGTCGCCTTCTTCGAGAACGACATTGTCGGCGCCGGCGGACTGGTGAAGCGCGGCGCCGGCGAGCTCGTGCTGACCGGCCACAGCTCCTATGCGGGCGAGACGCGCGTCGAGGGCGGCTTCCTCTCGGTGATGGGCAGCATCGTCTCACCGACCAGCATTGCCGCCGCGGGCACGCTGGCCGGCACCGGCCTGATCACCGGTACGGTCATCAATGGCGGCACGATCTGGGCCGGCGACTATCACGGCGTTGGGACGCTGACGGTCAATGGCAATTATGTACAGGAGGCCGGTGGCCTGCTTGTCCAGCAGTTCAGCCCGGCTGGAGGGTTGAACCATCTCGCCGTCACCGGCACGGCGAGCCTCGCCGGCTGGGTTGCCCTGGCCGGAGGGCAGCAGCTCCTGCCGCGCAGCCTCTCTATGGCGGTACTCACCGCCGGTCAGGGCATCACCGGCCGCTTCGAGGGCATCGAGGGGCCGTTTGGCGACGGCACTGCGCCCTTCATCCAGGCGAGCCTGCGCTATCAGCCGAACACGGCCTATCTCGATATCCGGACGCTGCCCTTCGATACGCCTGATGTCTGCGCCTCAGCCAATCAATGCGCCGTGGGCGGGGCGCTCGAGCGCAGCCTGGTGGGCGCGGATCAGGATCTGCGCGACGTCGCCACCCTGCTGCAGGCTGCCGGCACGCGAGATGGCGCCCGGGGCGCGCTCGCCAGCCTCTCCGGCGAGGTGCATGCGGGCCTCTCTACCCTGGCTCTGGGCGGGGCTTCCCAGTTCGGCGGCATGATCTCGCAGCGCCTCGGTGCCTTGCGCTCCGGGCAGGCGGAACCCGGCCTCGTCGACGCACCACTCGCCTATACGTCGAGCATGGCGGCCAACCCTGCCGCGGCGATGCTGATGCGGCTGCCTGCGCAGGCGCCCGCCTCGAACAATACCTGGGCGCGCGGCTATGGCTTCGGCGGAAGGCTCGGGGGCGATGCCAATGCCGGTGGCGCCACCTATCGCGGGGGCGGCGTGGTCGGTGGCTTCGACCGGCAGATCACAACGTCCTTTTTGGCCGGATTCGGTCTCGGCTACTCCAGCATCGACGCCGATTTCCGCCGGTTCTCCGGGAAGGGCAGCATCGACGCCTATGAGGGGGCGTTCTACGGCAGCTATACCAGCGGGAAGCTGCGCCTCGACGGTCTCCTCGGCCATAGCCGGCTCAATCTCGAATCCGAGCGTAGCATCGCGTTCGGCGGTCTCTCGCGGCAGGCAAAGGCGAAGTATGATGGCCACCGCTTCACCGGCGCGCTGGAGGCCGGCTATGCCTTCGATCTCGGCTGGTCGACGGTCGAGCCGCTGTTGGCGTTGCGCTACACCTTTTTGCGCCAGGGTGGCTTCAGCGAAACTGATGCGGACAGCATCGGCCTGACGGCGGCCGGCCAGTCCGCTTCAAGCCTGCTCGGCAGCGTCGGCTTGCGTCTGGCGCGGGAGTTCGAGCTCGGCGAAGGCCGCTTCGCGATCGAGGCGAGAGGCCGCTGGCAACATGAGTTCCTCGATGATGCCGTGGCAGTCGATGCGGCCTTCATCGGGGCGCCGGCCGCGACCTTCTCCATCGAGGCCGCGAAAACAGCCCGCGACAGCGCAACCCTCGGCGTCGGCCTGTCGGCGCGCGCCGGCCGCAACGTCACGCTGTTCGCGGATTACGACGTTCGCCTCAACAGCGACGCCATCACCCACGCCGTCACAGCCGGGTTGCGCGCCAGCTGGTAG
- the pncB gene encoding nicotinate phosphoribosyltransferase codes for MALTDIATRTYNHSWRLDPIIRSLLDTDFYKLLMLQMIRSFHPEVQVTFGLINRSKQIRLADVIEESELRAQLDHARELRFTKKELIWLAGNSFYGKTQMFTPDFIAWLSEFRLPDYELRKVDGQYELTFAGPWTHSMMWEIPALAIVNELRSRQALKGWDRFALDVLYARAKSKLWDKVERLKKLPDLRISDFGTRRRHGHLWQRWCVEALKEGLGPTFTGTSNVLLAMENDLEAIGTNAHELPMVLAALADSDEELKRAPYRVLDEWRQVYGGNLLIVLPDAFGTTAFLRDAPAWLADWTGFRPDSAPPIEAGEQIIAWWQSQGRDPKSKLLIFSDGMDIDSIEEAYRHFHGRVRTGFGWGTNLTNDFVGCSPVGTPDLDPISLVCKVVSANGRPAVKLSDNPNKATGDPAEIARYLRVFGGADRKAKAVRV; via the coding sequence ATGGCCCTGACCGATATCGCCACAAGGACCTACAATCACAGCTGGCGGCTCGACCCGATCATCCGCAGCCTGCTCGACACCGATTTCTACAAGCTGCTGATGCTGCAGATGATCAGGAGCTTCCATCCGGAGGTGCAGGTCACCTTCGGCCTGATCAATCGCTCGAAGCAGATTCGCCTCGCCGATGTCATCGAGGAATCAGAACTGCGCGCCCAGCTCGACCATGCCCGCGAGCTGCGCTTCACCAAGAAGGAACTGATCTGGCTCGCCGGCAACAGCTTCTACGGCAAGACCCAGATGTTCACGCCGGACTTCATCGCCTGGCTCTCCGAATTCCGCCTGCCCGACTACGAGCTGCGCAAGGTCGACGGCCAGTACGAGCTGACTTTCGCCGGCCCCTGGACCCACTCGATGATGTGGGAGATCCCGGCGCTCGCCATCGTCAACGAATTGCGCTCGCGCCAGGCGCTGAAAGGCTGGGATCGCTTCGCGCTCGACGTGCTCTATGCCCGCGCCAAGTCGAAGCTTTGGGACAAGGTTGAACGGCTAAAGAAGCTGCCGGATTTGCGCATCTCCGATTTCGGCACGCGCCGCCGCCATGGCCATCTCTGGCAGCGCTGGTGCGTCGAGGCGCTGAAGGAGGGCCTGGGGCCGACCTTCACCGGGACCTCTAACGTCCTCCTGGCTATGGAGAACGACCTCGAGGCGATCGGCACCAACGCCCATGAACTGCCGATGGTGCTGGCGGCGCTGGCCGACAGCGACGAGGAGTTGAAGCGCGCGCCCTATCGCGTGCTCGATGAATGGCGCCAGGTCTATGGCGGCAACCTGCTGATCGTGCTGCCGGACGCTTTCGGCACCACCGCCTTCCTGCGCGACGCGCCCGCCTGGCTCGCCGACTGGACGGGCTTTCGCCCCGACAGCGCCCCGCCGATCGAAGCCGGCGAGCAGATCATCGCCTGGTGGCAATCGCAGGGGCGAGACCCGAAGAGCAAGCTCCTGATCTTCTCCGACGGCATGGACATCGACTCGATCGAGGAGGCCTACCGGCATTTCCATGGCCGGGTCCGCACCGGCTTCGGCTGGGGCACCAACCTGACCAACGACTTCGTCGGCTGCTCGCCGGTCGGCACGCCCGATCTCGACCCGATCTCGCTGGTCTGCAAGGTCGTCAGCGCCAATGGCCGCCCGGCGGTCAAGCTCTCCGACAACCCCAACAAGGCGACCGGCGACCCGGCCGAGATCGCCAGGTATCTGCGGGTGTTCGGCGGGGCGGATCGCAAGGCGAAGGCGGTGAGGGTGTAG
- the pyk gene encoding pyruvate kinase, producing MKRERRIKIIATLGPASSTPEMCAALFKAGVDVFRINMSHTQREDLPARIAMLRGLEKQFRRPVGILADLQGPKLRVGQFGGDGGVMLEKDARFTLDSDATPGTAKRVHLPHPEILSALEPGHHLILDDGKIRLVVEKASPKQAVTKVVVGGRLSSRKGVSLPDTTIPVSAMTEKDSSDAEAAAEAGVDWIAASFVQRPEDMADLRKIVRGRALALAKIEKPQAVARLEEIIEASDAIMVARGDLGVEMPIEKVPGTQKRITRMARKMGKPVVVATQMLESMITAPVPTRAEVSDVATAVFEGADAVMLSAESAAGQYPIEAVTMMNRIAEEVESESIYRSILESQKAEPEATGADAIAKAAHEIADALHLKAIAAWTSSGSTAFRIARERPNSTVIALTPNAATARRLTLVWGVHAVVTKDASDIDDMASRACKFSVREGFAAEGDRLIVVAGVPFGTPGATNMVRIAFVTKEHVEQA from the coding sequence ATGAAGCGGGAACGGCGGATCAAGATCATCGCGACGCTGGGGCCGGCCTCGTCCACCCCGGAGATGTGCGCCGCCTTGTTCAAGGCCGGCGTGGACGTCTTCCGCATCAATATGAGCCACACCCAACGCGAGGACCTGCCGGCCCGGATCGCCATGCTGCGTGGGCTGGAGAAGCAGTTCCGCCGGCCGGTCGGCATCCTCGCCGATTTGCAGGGGCCGAAGCTGCGTGTCGGCCAGTTCGGCGGCGATGGCGGCGTGATGCTGGAGAAGGACGCCCGCTTCACCCTTGATTCCGATGCCACGCCTGGCACGGCCAAGCGCGTCCACCTGCCGCATCCCGAGATCCTCTCGGCGCTGGAGCCCGGCCATCATCTCATCCTCGACGATGGCAAGATCCGGCTCGTCGTCGAGAAGGCCTCGCCAAAGCAGGCGGTGACCAAGGTCGTCGTCGGCGGCCGGCTCTCCTCGCGCAAGGGCGTCAGCCTGCCCGACACCACGATCCCTGTCTCGGCCATGACCGAGAAGGACAGTTCCGACGCGGAAGCCGCAGCCGAGGCCGGGGTCGACTGGATCGCAGCCTCCTTCGTGCAGCGGCCGGAGGATATGGCGGACCTCCGGAAGATCGTGCGAGGCCGGGCCCTGGCGCTCGCCAAAATCGAGAAGCCGCAGGCGGTGGCCCGGCTGGAGGAAATCATCGAGGCCTCCGACGCGATCATGGTGGCGCGCGGCGATCTCGGCGTCGAGATGCCGATCGAGAAAGTGCCAGGCACGCAAAAGCGCATCACCCGCATGGCGCGGAAGATGGGCAAGCCCGTCGTCGTCGCGACACAGATGCTGGAGAGCATGATCACCGCGCCGGTCCCGACCCGCGCCGAGGTCTCCGACGTCGCCACCGCCGTCTTCGAGGGCGCCGACGCCGTGATGCTCTCGGCCGAGAGCGCCGCCGGCCAGTACCCGATCGAGGCGGTGACAATGATGAACCGCATCGCCGAGGAGGTGGAGAGCGAATCCATCTATCGCTCGATCCTGGAATCGCAGAAGGCCGAGCCGGAAGCGACCGGCGCCGACGCCATCGCCAAGGCCGCGCACGAAATCGCCGATGCGCTCCATCTCAAGGCGATCGCCGCCTGGACCTCCTCGGGCTCGACCGCCTTCCGCATCGCCCGCGAACGGCCGAACTCGACCGTAATCGCGCTGACACCGAATGCCGCCACGGCGCGTCGCCTCACTCTGGTCTGGGGTGTTCACGCCGTCGTCACCAAGGACGCCAGCGACATCGACGACATGGCCTCCCGCGCCTGCAAGTTTTCGGTGCGCGAGGGCTTCGCCGCGGAGGGCGACCGGCTCATCGTCGTCGCCGGCGTTCCCTTCGGCACGCCGGGCGCGACCAACATGGTGCGCATCGCCTTCGTCACGAAGGAGCATGTCGAGCAGGCGTGA